In Clostridia bacterium, the DNA window CGACGACCTTGAGGTTATACATCTCCTGCCAGCGGTAGATGGTATGCGTGCCGCCGAGCCATTTCAGTATGTTCTCGCCGTTCTTGTCGCGGCTTATCCAGCGGAAGTACCGCTCCGCGACGATCGGCGGGAAGGTCAGTATCACGAGGTTGCCGCCGGCGTTGACGATCAGCTCGATCAGGCGGCGGTAAGCCTTCTCGAAAACGCCGCAGGGCGTTTTACATTCGTGCTCGCCCTCCGGATCGTCCGAAACGCGCTGCCAGTCGAAGTCGCAGTCGTTGCCGCCAAGCTCGAGGAATACGCTGTCGTACTGCCCGAGCTCCGCGCTGTGCCGCTGCACGACGGGCAGCGCCTTCGCGAGCGTGCAGCCGAAGCAAGCGTAGTTTTTCACCTCGAGCTCCTCGCCGGTCAGCCCGACGACGTCCGGTTTGATTATCTTATACTTGCCCTCGTCCGGCAGGGCGACGCCCTTGCCGATCGAATCGCCGAAAATACATATCTTTTTCATAAGTAAGCACCTCTCTTGAGGAACGAACGCGGGATCTCCCGCAGTCTGGTTTTCCCTGTTTTGCCGCGGTCATTCTCTGCGCCTGCGGCGCAGCTCCGCGAAGTATATGGCGAACGCCACGATGACAAGGTAGAGCACGTAGACGAGCCAGGCGACGTTCCACGCGCCGGTGAAAACGGAGAACGCCAGGAAGATTATCGTCGTCACAAGGAAGCCGAGCCCGACCAGCTCCCACCAGAACGCCTTCGTCCCGCGGGCAAAGAGCATCGTATCCGCGGTAAGCCAGAGCGCCGCGATAAGCAGCGCGACAAGCCAGCCTCTGCCCCACCAGTCCGCGCCGAAAAGCACCTTCGCGCCCAGACACGGCAGCACAAAGAGCAGCGGCACGAGCGACAGGAATATTCCGCCGAACGCCGAACGCGTCAGCACGCTGAAGCCGAAGGAACGCGCATAGTTATACAGCTTCACGGCGACGTAAACGACGTAGACGAACGAGCCGGCGACCATCAGCAGCCACGTCTTGTCGAAGCTCCCGAAGGTCACGAGGCTGAGGAAAAGATAAACGCATGTCAGCGCCAGCATGAACGCCGCGCTGAATGTCAGCAGTCCGATCAGCATACGCCTCAGCGCACCCATCGAGCTGCCGACTTCCGCTTCACGCACAGCGGCGGTGCAGTCGTTCATCAGCTCGCGCGCCTGCCGCGCCGCCTCGCTTTCATCGACTCCGGATGCCGTCAGATCGTCGTATTTGTCACACATCATCGAATACAGCTCGTCGCGCAGGTCGGTTATCTCCTTCGTTTTCGGATAGCGGCGGAACTTGCGCCACGCGTATTTTTTCAACTCTTCTCTCATTTTCCGTCGCCTCCTATCAGTTTATTCAATATCACGTTCAACTCGCGCCATTCGCGCGATTTCCGCTCGTGGTACTCCCTGCCCGCGGCGGTGATGGAGTAGTATTTGCGGCGTGCGCCGCCGTCCTCCTCCGCGCCCCAGTAGGTCGTGATGAGGCCGTCCTTCTCCATCCGCTTGAAGGCGGTGTATATCGTGGCGTCCTTGATGTCGATCATGCCCTCGCCCGCTTCGAGTATTCGCTTGAGGATCTCGTAGCCGTAGGAGTCGCCGCCGCGCAGGATCGCGAGGATCACCGTTTCGGTGTGTCCGCGCAGCACTTCGCCGGAATAGGTCAACTTCGCCGCCCCCTTGTCCTGTGTTTAGGTATCTAACGTGATTAGGTATTATTATAATAGCATCGGTTTTGCGTTTTGTCAAGAGGAAAAAATAAATTGAATGAATTGACAGCTCCGCCGCCGCGAATTGATCGCCGCGGCGATTATGAATTGCAGGCTCCGCTTGCGTGAACGAAAAAAACGGCTCCCTGACGGGGAGCCGTTTTGAACAATTCGAGCCGCAAGCGGTTCGCTGCATATTTATCACCGAAAAGCGAGGAGTTTTCGGATGATTTGCGGCGCGGAAAGCGCGAAGATTATGCTATTGCATATCGAGCGCGACAAGCCGCAAAGCGCCGAAAAGACCCGCTTTGGTTCTCTTACGCGAACAGCGCGTAGAGGAAGCCGGCAGCGACAGCGGAACCGATAACACCCGAGACGTTCGGGCCCATTGCGTGCATGAGCAGGAAGTTCGACGGGTTCGCCTTCTGGCCCTCGACCTGCGAGACGCGCGCCGCCATAGGAACGGCGGAGACGCCCGCGGAGCCGATCAGCGGGTTGATCTTGCCGCCGCTGATCACGTACATCAGCTTGCCGAGCAGGAGGCCGCCGACGGTGGAGAAGCAGAACGCGAAGAGGCCGAGGCCGATGATCTTGAGCGTATCGAGCTTCAGGAAGTTGCTCGCGACGGCGGTCGCGCCGACGGAAACGCCGAGGAAGATCGTGACGATGTTCATCAGCGCGTTCTGCGCGGTGTCGGAGAGGCGGTCGGTGACGCCGCACTCCTTAAGCAGGTTGCCGAGCATCAGGCAGCCGAGCAGCGGCGCGACGGACGGCAGGATCAGGCAGGTAACTATCGTTACGATTATCGGGAAGAGTATCTTCTGGGTCTTGGAGACGGGGCGGAGCTGCTCCATCTTGACCTCGCGCTCCTTCTTGGTCGTCAGCGCGCGCATTATCGGCGGCTGGATCAGCGGGATCAGCGCCATATACGAGTACGCCGCGACCGCGATGGGCGCAAGCAATTCGGGTTTCAGCGATTTCGTCAGCCATATCGCCGTAGGACCGTCCGCGCCGCCGATAATGCCTATCGAAGCCGCGCCCTGCGCGTCGAAGCCGAGGATTATCGCGAGCGCGAAGGCGACGTAGATGCCGAACTGCGCGGCCGCGCCGAGCAGCATCGACTTCGGATTCGCCATCATCGGGCCGAAGTCGGTCATCGCGCCGACGCCGAGGAATATCAGCGAGGGGTAGACGCCCGTCTTGACGCCGATGTAGAGTATGTCGAGCACG includes these proteins:
- a CDS encoding SGNH/GDSL hydrolase family protein; its protein translation is MKKICIFGDSIGKGVALPDEGKYKIIKPDVVGLTGEELEVKNYACFGCTLAKALPVVQRHSAELGQYDSVFLELGGNDCDFDWQRVSDDPEGEHECKTPCGVFEKAYRRLIELIVNAGGNLVILTFPPIVAERYFRWISRDKNGENILKWLGGTHTIYRWQEMYNLKVVELAKELDVKLIDIRSVFLQDRHYERLISSDGIHPNEKGYDLIYHTIAEEYRKGNFSGVSA
- a CDS encoding PadR family transcriptional regulator; protein product: MTYSGEVLRGHTETVILAILRGGDSYGYEILKRILEAGEGMIDIKDATIYTAFKRMEKDGLITTYWGAEEDGGARRKYYSITAAGREYHERKSREWRELNVILNKLIGGDGK
- a CDS encoding sodium ion-translocating decarboxylase subunit beta codes for the protein MIAISCVLLYLGIKKKFEPLLLVGIAFGMLLTNLPLGGVFHADWWNVPDINYGEVLRHGGVLDILYIGVKTGVYPSLIFLGVGAMTDFGPMMANPKSMLLGAAAQFGIYVAFALAIILGFDAQGAASIGIIGGADGPTAIWLTKSLKPELLAPIAVAAYSYMALIPLIQPPIMRALTTKKEREVKMEQLRPVSKTQKILFPIIVTIVTCLILPSVAPLLGCLMLGNLLKECGVTDRLSDTAQNALMNIVTIFLGVSVGATAVASNFLKLDTLKIIGLGLFAFCFSTVGGLLLGKLMYVISGGKINPLIGSAGVSAVPMAARVSQVEGQKANPSNFLLMHAMGPNVSGVIGSAVAAGFLYALFA